A genomic segment from Triticum dicoccoides isolate Atlit2015 ecotype Zavitan chromosome 1A, WEW_v2.0, whole genome shotgun sequence encodes:
- the LOC119364841 gene encoding uncharacterized protein LOC119364841: MAGGDCSPVAAAAAVRKWDHEEYRFQTPEEDSFDPRFSEYDPKQGCFIYVRYFFDGDKLDLDEESPVGPMRHTGKIFKEGFRLKNSVNVVSIKIVSSDYGYPLNVYGTIIARDSLDQKCVYIFRRDQDDCQLITSKDDSLILTGPKRGFMVCDDIFFEINLKVKDVHGRTVDDDRLSKGLIEVDAIRRLEFSPRYVVDTETLVSMHSILDLNYTFITRSVEGTVEIKILEGPDEFHGKIVASTTSIPCDIVLHDSKVSGALTPGDSGVLQMARRVVGVSVDEMLVLTVAADVGDDELSARTVQFTPRRNGYNDESITCGDYKLLLKVTWSIVYF, translated from the exons atggccggcggcgattgttctcccgtggcggcggcggctgcggtgagGAAGTGGGACCACGAAGAGTATCGGTTCCAGACGCCGGAGGAGGATTCCTTCGACCCGCGATTCAGCGAGTACGACCCCAAGCAGGGTTGTTTCATATACGTTCGCTACTTCTTCGACGGCGACAAACTCGACCTCGACGAGGAGT CACCTGTTGGTCCCATGCGACATACTGGTAAAATCTTCAAAGAGGGGTTCCGGCTCAAAAACTCGGTCAATGTTGTGTCCATCAAGATTGTTTCCTCCGACTATGGCTACCCACTCAATGTCTACGGTACCATCATAGCCAGGGACAGTTTGGATCAAAAATGTGTCTATATATTCCGGCGCGACCAGGATGATTGCCAGCTCATCACCTCAAAG GATGATTCATTAATTTTGACTGGCCCAAAGAGAGGATTCATGGTGTGCGATGATATATTCTTCGAAATCAACCTGAAGGTGAAGGATGTGCATGGGAGGACTGTCGATGATGATAGACTCAGTAAAGGATTGATCGAGGTGGATGCTATCCGCAGGCTGGAATTTAGTCCCAGATATGTGGTTGATACGGAAACACTTGTCAGCATGCACAGCATATTGGATTTGAACTATACATTCATTACAAGGTCGGTGGAGGGCACTGTTGAGATCAAGATCCTTGAGGGACCTGATGAATTCCATGGGAAGATTGTCGCTTCCACTACCAGCATTCCATGCGACATTGTGCTACATGATAGCAAAGTGAGTGGTGCGCTAACTCCAGGTGACAGTGGAGTCCTACAAATGGCGCGGCGCGTAGTAGGAGTCTCTGTGGATGAGATGCTGGTGTTGACTGTTGCTGCTGATGTCGGTGATGATGAGTTATCTGCCCGCACTGTTCAGTTTACTCCAAGGCGCAATGGTTACAATGATGAGAGTATTACCTGCGGGGACTACAAGTTGCTTCTGAAGGTCACTTGGTCGATTGTGTATTTCTGA